A stretch of Acidimicrobiales bacterium DNA encodes these proteins:
- a CDS encoding zinc ribbon domain-containing protein produces MPTYDYRCGMCDAVFEVRQPMALSSEPATCPSGHEGARRLLSVFAAVGGTEAARPTTPAPTGGCGAACACHPG; encoded by the coding sequence ATGCCGACCTACGACTATCGCTGCGGGATGTGTGATGCCGTCTTCGAGGTGCGTCAGCCCATGGCCCTGTCGTCGGAGCCGGCAACCTGTCCGAGCGGCCACGAGGGTGCGCGACGCCTGTTGTCGGTATTCGCGGCGGTCGGCGGGACAGAGGCCGCCCGCCCGACAACACCCGCTCCAACCGGCGGTTGCGGCGCGGCCTGCGCCTGCCATCCCGGCTGA
- the rarD gene encoding EamA family transporter RarD: MVEVFGSGGETPGMRRGLLYILCAQVMWGVSPAFWRGVADVPALDVLAHRAFWTFTVLLVVHLVRRSWTAVREAAGMPSVLGLEVLAGVLIGSNWLAWIWAVNNDMVLEGSLGYFITPLVSVLLGVLVVGERLRRAQWLAVALGAASVVWLTVDMGRLPWVSLFLAGTFGIYGLIKKKVDRPPVDMLAIELTVMLPVTLGYLAYRTSSGHDVLFSGTSSEVVVLVASGVFTAAPLLFFAGGVRRAPLSVVGVLQYLSPSINFLLGVVAFGEPFGSGRLVGFALVWTGLAVFTADGLRSVRPPRRR, translated from the coding sequence GTGGTGGAGGTGTTCGGTTCGGGCGGCGAGACTCCGGGGATGCGGCGGGGCCTCCTCTACATCCTCTGTGCCCAGGTGATGTGGGGGGTTTCCCCGGCCTTCTGGCGTGGCGTGGCTGACGTTCCGGCGCTGGACGTCCTGGCCCACCGGGCCTTCTGGACGTTCACAGTCCTCCTGGTGGTGCATCTAGTTCGGCGGTCGTGGACCGCCGTCCGGGAGGCCGCCGGGATGCCGTCCGTCCTGGGCCTGGAGGTCCTGGCAGGAGTCCTGATCGGCTCCAACTGGTTGGCCTGGATCTGGGCGGTCAACAACGACATGGTGTTGGAGGGCAGCCTCGGGTACTTCATCACCCCGCTGGTGAGCGTCCTGTTGGGCGTTCTAGTGGTCGGGGAGCGGCTACGCCGGGCCCAGTGGTTGGCTGTGGCCCTCGGCGCGGCGAGCGTGGTGTGGCTTACTGTCGACATGGGACGTCTGCCATGGGTGTCGCTCTTCCTGGCTGGCACCTTCGGCATCTACGGGCTCATCAAGAAGAAGGTCGACCGGCCACCGGTTGACATGCTGGCTATCGAGCTAACTGTGATGCTGCCCGTCACCCTGGGCTACCTCGCCTACCGGACGTCCAGCGGGCACGACGTCCTGTTCTCGGGGACGTCGAGCGAAGTGGTGGTCCTGGTGGCCAGCGGGGTGTTCACTGCCGCCCCGCTGCTGTTCTTTGCTGGCGGGGTCCGGCGGGCACCACTGTCGGTAGTTGGGGTGCTCCAGTACCTCTCACCCTCCATCAACTTCCTGTTGGGCGTGGTGGCCTTCGGTGAGCCATTCGGTTCGGGACGCCTGGTCGGCTTTGCCCTTGTCTGGACCGGATTGGCCGTATTCACCGCCGACGGCCTCCGGTCGGTCAGGCCACCGCGTCGCCGTTGA
- a CDS encoding SDR family oxidoreductase: MARRLEGKIACITGAGSGLGQAMAFRFAEEGATVAAQDLRREAADETVRLLDGAGHSAFGGDVSDEDDMGLVFGEIYAAYGHLDIQVNNAGVDRLPGDGFDEMMAGEGSQISLMDHAAFTKMLAIHVGGTFLCTREAVKLMGEGGAVVNLSSIAGLAGWGPIHYAAAKGAVLAFTRAAARELGAMGIRINAIAPGVIDTPMTARVDEALLAPMVGMTPLRRKGTAEEIAATALHLASDESSFTTGQWISPNGGLITI, encoded by the coding sequence ATGGCCAGACGCCTGGAGGGGAAGATCGCCTGCATCACCGGTGCGGGCTCGGGGCTGGGGCAGGCCATGGCTTTCCGGTTCGCCGAGGAGGGGGCCACAGTGGCTGCCCAGGATCTGAGGAGGGAGGCGGCCGACGAGACGGTGCGCCTGTTGGACGGCGCGGGCCACAGTGCCTTCGGCGGCGACGTGTCCGACGAGGACGACATGGGTCTGGTCTTCGGCGAGATCTACGCCGCGTACGGGCACCTTGATATCCAGGTCAACAATGCCGGGGTGGACCGTCTTCCCGGTGACGGTTTCGACGAGATGATGGCCGGCGAGGGCTCCCAGATCTCATTGATGGACCACGCGGCGTTTACGAAGATGCTGGCCATTCACGTCGGCGGCACCTTCCTATGTACCCGAGAGGCGGTGAAGCTGATGGGCGAGGGAGGCGCAGTCGTCAACCTTTCCAGTATCGCCGGCCTGGCCGGATGGGGGCCGATCCACTACGCGGCAGCCAAGGGCGCCGTCCTGGCCTTCACCCGGGCGGCGGCCCGCGAGTTGGGCGCCATGGGAATCCGCATCAACGCCATTGCCCCCGGGGTGATCGACACGCCGATGACGGCCAGGGTCGACGAGGCCCTGCTGGCCCCCATGGTCGGGATGACCCCACTACGGCGTAAGGGCACCGCCGAGGAGATCGCGGCCACTGCCCTCCACCTCGCATCCGACGAGAGCTCGTTCACCACCGGACAGTGGATCTCGCCCAACGGGGGGCTCATCACCATCTGA